The nucleotide sequence AACTGAATAGAATCGCAGAAATGGCTGGAATCCAGCCTGAAGGAGTGGGGAAACTACAGTGGTCTGTTCAGTCTTCCAAGGGAATCAATGTGCAGGAGATATTGGACATCAGAACCATAGAAGTAGAAAGGCCAGCAGGTTTCCCTGCTCCTGATGAACTATACCTTACGGGTTCTGCTACTGAGGCCGGAGAGGACCTTTCCAATGCCATTTTGATGAAGAAGACCAGTGCCAATACCTTTGAAGCATATACTTCTTTGAAAGCAGGATCTTATTTCTTCGCGGAAAGAAATTCGGGAGAGCCGGGTACTTATTATATTGAGGGTGAAAAGCTGAAAGCGGAAGGTGAAACAGCTTATTCGGGAGAAGAAAAAGTATATCGAATCAGAGTGGACTTTTCTAATGGAACTACTGAAATCCATGAAATAGGGGATGTGGAACTTTGGTTTGCGCCTAATGGAGAATTTTTAACTGGCTTGCCTTATACTTCCAATGGCATCTGGGCCGTAGATGATTTTCCTATTGAGTTTAGGCAAGAAAGCTGGGGTAGGGATGAAAGGTACAAGTTCCGTTTTATGGTGACTGATGCTGAAGGCAATACCTCAGAAGAGTGGTTTGGTAGCACCAATGGTGACAACCAACGTCCAAATGAATCAACTGGACCAGCATATTGGTACATGGTGCCTGTCACCAATGACCGTTGGAATAACTGCTTTAAGTTTGCTACAGAAGTGGACAATGCTTCAGCAGATATCCAGATCATGTTCAATGCTGAAGTTTCCAACTATACTCATTCCGTGACCGTGGAATAAGTTTAGGATAACTCAAAAAACCGTCTTTGCAAAAAATGACGAAGCAATCCCATTATTAGTACACGGGATTGCTTCACTTCACCATTATTCGTTAACAGAGATCAATAGTGTGGATTTGATGTAGAGAAGGAACAAAACCTAATGATTGATTTGATAAAAGCAAAAAAGATGAAAACATATAAAATTGCCTTATCGGTACTGGCGCTTAGCGGAATATTGTCCGCTTGTGTCGATAGTGATCTGGGGCCTTTGCGAAAGGATTTTGAGCAGAATGAAGAGATCAGTTATGATTATGCTGCAACAGCCGATTCTATGCAAAACAGCACCTATTCACTATATATTGCCCAAGATGGCACCTTTAATTTTAATCCAGGAGGGTCCTACGGGAATTATTGGCCCAATGCCCATGCCCTGCATGTATATGTGGATGCCTATACCCGTACTGGAAATGGCGCCTATTTGGATAAGATGAAGAAATTGCTGCTAGGTATCAAAGCCAGGAATGGCGGTACTTATTCCAATGTATTCAATGATGATATGCTTTGGCTAGGAAATGCCTGTGTCCGTGCATACAATGCCACCGATGATGCGGAATATTTGGAAGTAGCCGAGTTTCTTTGGGATGATGTCTTGGAAAGCTACAGTGAAGTATTTGGAGGAGGAATTACTTGGAAAAAAGACACGCCAAACCTTAAGAATGCCGTTTCCAATGGCCCTACCATTGTTCTGGCTACTAGGCTGTATAATGTGACTCAAGACGAGGAATACCTGACTTGGGCAAAGGATCTTTATGAATGGCAAAAAGCCAATTTGGTGGATCCACAGACTGGTTTGGTTTGGGATCATATCGAAATACTGGAGGGAACACCCACGGTCAAAAAGGATTGGATCTTTACGTATAATGCCGGGACTTGGATCGGTTCGGGACTTCGTTTGTTCCAAATTACTGGAGAAACAGGTTACCTAACTGATGCCCTACAAACCGCTAAATCTGCCATGAACAGATCCGAACTGACAACGGATGGTATTTTGAAGAGTGAGGGGCAAGGAGATGGTGGTTTGTTCAAAGGGATTTTTGTCAGGTATTTCACAGAATTGATCCAAGAACCAGCGGTATCAGATGGCGATAAAGGAAATATGGTGAATTTCTTAAAATTCAATATTGAAACCTTCTATACAAAAGGACTACGCCGTCCGGATATGTTATGCGGACCTTATTGGAGGGAGCTTCCAGGAGAGCAGGTAGACCTTTCCACACAGCTTTCAGGTATGATGCTGATGGAGGCCGCTGCTTTATTGCAGGAAGAAGGAGTTTTGGAATAATGGGGGCAGCAAAAACCCTATTAAGCAAATTGGACTAATGCTATAGAAGATAAGTCGTCAAGCTGCCCTAAGTACTTTGGGACGGGCTTGGCGACCTTTGAGATTTAAGGAAATGCCTCTCTTATAAATTTGCTTGTATTGTTAAGCTAAATCGATTAATTTTCCAGCCAAATACAAATAATCTCCAAAGTGAGAAGGGATATCCTGGCTTGAGTTTGGAGAAATACAACCGAAATAATTCGAATATTACATGATCAGAAGGGATTTTATAAAAACCAGTGCGGCAGCCACATTTGGCGTGGCCATGGGGCCAGCAGTTTCTTTTGCAGGAAACATGGGGATGAAAGAAACAAACCGCCCAAAAATGGCCGAGCGAAACTTTACCAGTAAGGCGGTAGAAAATACGATTAAGGAAATTAAAAAGAATATCAAAGACCAGGAATTGGCTTGGTTATTTGAAAACTGCTTTCCAAATACCTTGGATACCACGGTGGAGTATTCAGAGAAAAATGGCAAACCTGATACTTTTGTCATCACAGGGGACATTCATGCCATGTGGTTGCGTGATTCTTCGGCTCAGGTTTGGCCTTATGTCACATTAGTCAATAAGGATAAGCAACTCAAAAAACTTATCCAGGGAGTGATCAACAGACAGAACGAATGTATCATTATCGATCCTTATGCCAATGCCTTTAATAAAGGTGCAGAAGGAGGAGAGTGGCAAAGTGACCATACCGATATGAAACCGGAGCTGCACGAGCGGAAATGGGAGATTGACTCTCTATGCTATGCCGTTCGTTTGGCCAATGGTTATTGGAAAGAAACAGGAGATACCAGTATATTCGATGATCGTTGGGAAAAGGCCATGAAATTGGTACTGAAGACTTTCCAAGAGCAGCAGCGTAAAGAAGGCAATGGTCCTTACCATTTTCAGCGAACCACTTCCCGTGCCACAGATACCCTTTCAGGTGCTGGCTATGGCAATCCAGTAAAACCTGTAGGGCTGATATGTTCTGCTTTTAGACCTTCAGATGACGCGACTATCTATCCTTTTCTGATTCCTTCCAATCTTTTTGCAGTGCAGTCTTTGAGACAGTTGGCGAATATTTATAAAGAAGTGAAGAAGGACCGTGCTTCTGCAAAGTCCTGCGAGGATTTGGCCAATGAAGTAGAAGCGGCCATCCAAAAATATGCCGTGGCAGAGCACTTGGATCATGGAAAGATCTATGCTTTTGAAGTGGATGGATATGGCAACAAATTATTCATGGATGATTCCAATGTGCCTTCATTATTAAGTATGGGCTATTTGGGCTGTTTGGATATTGATGATCCTATCTATCAAAACACAAGAAACTTTGTATTGAGTGAGGACAATCCTTATTTCTTCTCGGGTAAAGCAGCTAAGGGGATAGGAGGGCCACATGTGGGAATGGATTATATCTGGCATATGAGCATTACCTTACAGGCCATGACAGCTACTGATGATGAAGAAATCAAGCAATGTTTGGAGTGGATCAAAACCACCCATGCAGGAACAGGATTTATGCATGAAGGATTCCATAAAGATGATCCGGACGATTTTACCCGTAGCTGGTTTGCTTGGGCCAATACTTTGTTCGGTGAGTTGATTTATACGCTATATAAAGAAAAGCCACATTTGTTGGCTTGACGGTCATAAAAGAGCGTTTCTCACAGGGGTTTTCTGGTTTTTATAGCCTTTCCAAAATCTTTGTGAGGAGCTCTCTTATGATTTCTGATCACAAAATGAGCTGTCTTTGTACTTGACACTCAAAATAACTATCGAACCTATTAACCTATTTGATAAAACCTAAAAGACCTATGCGTTCATTGAGCCTAATTACTTTTTTTCTAGCTTCAATATATCTTTTTGGCTGTGCCAAAGCACAAGAAGATAAAGCTGACCTTACCCAATTTGTCAATCCTTTTATCGGAACGGCACCCTTGACCGATCCTTCCCAAATCGGTTATACCCCCCCAGAAGGGTGGAGGGTCTGGGCAGGTTTGACTTACCCGGGTACTTCTTTGCCCAATGCCATGGTACAACTTAGCCCCATTACGGAGTTTGGTTCTGGAGCAGGCTATGAATATGAGGACACAGAAATCCTAGCTTTTACCCATACCAACAAAGGCCACTGGAATCTCTGTAATATTCCTATTTTACCAGTAAACAGGACCTCGACCAAACCATTTAAGTCGACTTTTAGCCATGATCAAGAGAATGCTAGCCCAGGTTATTATGAGGTTTATCTTGAAGATTATAAAGTTAAGGTGAGATTGACCAGTACCCTTAGGGCCGGAATCCATGAATATACCTTTGATCAACCAACAGACAGGACGATACTTTTTGACCTGGGAAAAGCTAATAACAGGGTTTCTGACTGGAAGATAACCAATTCTTCCAAAACAGTTTTAGAAGGCTTTCAGCGAGTGGGAGGAGATAAGGTGCATTTTTATGTGAAGTTGAGCCATGAAATAGAGACGGTCAATATCATTGAGGAAGGAAAGCGGGATGGCTATGCCACGGTAGATATAAAAGACGGAGGAAACAGCCCTGTGGTATTACAAATCGGATTGTCTTATGTAAGTGAGGCCAATGCTAAGGAGAATTTGGAAAAGGAAGTAGGGAGCAAGTCATTTGAACAAGTGCATGAGGAAGCAGTAGATACTTGGAACAAATTGCTTTCCCATATCACCGTCAAAGGAGGTACAGCAAAAGAGAAGGAGATGTTCTATTCCTCTTTTTATCGGTCTTTCCTATGGCCAGCATTGAGAAGTGATGTAAATGGTGAATTCAGTGATGAGACTGGTAAAACACGCAAAGAGGACTTTAGGTATTATACTTTGCCATCACTTTGGGATACCTATCGTAACAAGGTGGTACTGCTAAGTATTGTACAGCCAGAGGTGACCGCTGATGTGATTCAGTCATTGGTGGATAAAGGACATCGAACAGGTTTCATACCGACTTTCTTCCATGGTGATCATGCTGCCTCCTTTATTACAGGATCATACCGAAGAGGGATCAAAGATTTTGATGTCAAAAAAGCCTATGAGTACCTATTGAACAATGCCTATAAGGAAGGTGGTACGAGACCATATATCAAAGAGTATATTGAAAAGGGCTTTATCTCTGACCCGCATGTGGAGCATCCCCATGTGGAGACCAAAGCCAAAGCAGGTGTGTCCAAGACATTGGAGTTTGCCTATGATGACTACGCATTGGCGCAGTTTGCCAAGGAAATGGGCGACGATGAACATTATCAGGACTTGATGAAAAGAGGACAGAATTACCGCAATGTATTTGATCCTTCAGTGAATTTTATGCGAGGGAGACTGGAAAATGGTGACTGGATCAGTCCTTTTAATCCGGAATATCCTTATTATGAATACATGTACCGGGAAGCAAATGCTTGGCAATTGTCCTTTTATGCTCCACATGATATGCCTGGTTTGGTGAAATTATATGGAGGCAAAGCGGCATTTGAAGAA is from Echinicola marina and encodes:
- a CDS encoding SusE domain-containing protein, with the protein product MKNISYQFLSLIMVLMAVWSCQEDTELHTEVSPVQTLYAPENNAYMNLGAQSSAIFEWEAAKAADNGVVLYDVVFDEEGGDFSEPLFVMPSDGRGMQRTLTLPFSELNRIAEMAGIQPEGVGKLQWSVQSSKGINVQEILDIRTIEVERPAGFPAPDELYLTGSATEAGEDLSNAILMKKTSANTFEAYTSLKAGSYFFAERNSGEPGTYYIEGEKLKAEGETAYSGEEKVYRIRVDFSNGTTEIHEIGDVELWFAPNGEFLTGLPYTSNGIWAVDDFPIEFRQESWGRDERYKFRFMVTDAEGNTSEEWFGSTNGDNQRPNESTGPAYWYMVPVTNDRWNNCFKFATEVDNASADIQIMFNAEVSNYTHSVTVE
- a CDS encoding glycoside hydrolase family 76 protein, translating into MKTYKIALSVLALSGILSACVDSDLGPLRKDFEQNEEISYDYAATADSMQNSTYSLYIAQDGTFNFNPGGSYGNYWPNAHALHVYVDAYTRTGNGAYLDKMKKLLLGIKARNGGTYSNVFNDDMLWLGNACVRAYNATDDAEYLEVAEFLWDDVLESYSEVFGGGITWKKDTPNLKNAVSNGPTIVLATRLYNVTQDEEYLTWAKDLYEWQKANLVDPQTGLVWDHIEILEGTPTVKKDWIFTYNAGTWIGSGLRLFQITGETGYLTDALQTAKSAMNRSELTTDGILKSEGQGDGGLFKGIFVRYFTELIQEPAVSDGDKGNMVNFLKFNIETFYTKGLRRPDMLCGPYWRELPGEQVDLSTQLSGMMLMEAAALLQEEGVLE
- a CDS encoding glycoside hydrolase family 125 protein, whose protein sequence is MIRRDFIKTSAAATFGVAMGPAVSFAGNMGMKETNRPKMAERNFTSKAVENTIKEIKKNIKDQELAWLFENCFPNTLDTTVEYSEKNGKPDTFVITGDIHAMWLRDSSAQVWPYVTLVNKDKQLKKLIQGVINRQNECIIIDPYANAFNKGAEGGEWQSDHTDMKPELHERKWEIDSLCYAVRLANGYWKETGDTSIFDDRWEKAMKLVLKTFQEQQRKEGNGPYHFQRTTSRATDTLSGAGYGNPVKPVGLICSAFRPSDDATIYPFLIPSNLFAVQSLRQLANIYKEVKKDRASAKSCEDLANEVEAAIQKYAVAEHLDHGKIYAFEVDGYGNKLFMDDSNVPSLLSMGYLGCLDIDDPIYQNTRNFVLSEDNPYFFSGKAAKGIGGPHVGMDYIWHMSITLQAMTATDDEEIKQCLEWIKTTHAGTGFMHEGFHKDDPDDFTRSWFAWANTLFGELIYTLYKEKPHLLA
- a CDS encoding GH92 family glycosyl hydrolase; the protein is MRSLSLITFFLASIYLFGCAKAQEDKADLTQFVNPFIGTAPLTDPSQIGYTPPEGWRVWAGLTYPGTSLPNAMVQLSPITEFGSGAGYEYEDTEILAFTHTNKGHWNLCNIPILPVNRTSTKPFKSTFSHDQENASPGYYEVYLEDYKVKVRLTSTLRAGIHEYTFDQPTDRTILFDLGKANNRVSDWKITNSSKTVLEGFQRVGGDKVHFYVKLSHEIETVNIIEEGKRDGYATVDIKDGGNSPVVLQIGLSYVSEANAKENLEKEVGSKSFEQVHEEAVDTWNKLLSHITVKGGTAKEKEMFYSSFYRSFLWPALRSDVNGEFSDETGKTRKEDFRYYTLPSLWDTYRNKVVLLSIVQPEVTADVIQSLVDKGHRTGFIPTFFHGDHAASFITGSYRRGIKDFDVKKAYEYLLNNAYKEGGTRPYIKEYIEKGFISDPHVEHPHVETKAKAGVSKTLEFAYDDYALAQFAKEMGDDEHYQDLMKRGQNYRNVFDPSVNFMRGRLENGDWISPFNPEYPYYEYMYREANAWQLSFYAPHDMPGLVKLYGGKAAFEEKLDTFFTKPWNPEYIARNVSGFMGQYCQGNQPDHEAPFSYYFVDKPEKSQEVLDKLLSDYFGIGEYGLAFSGMDDAGEMSSWYTWTAMGLYPLSPADTEYLVTVPVFDEVSWKVADGKSITIQNPAQGRKLRGIKVNGQALEGYFIPHELFKTGGKIELITE